The genomic window GTCGATGCTTGCAATGGAAGCGACGATGGCGGCCTTGACGTCCGCCTCGGTTTCATCGGCCAGGCGCTGGTTGAGCAGCAGCTTGGTGTCGGGGCTGCTGTTGGCGCCGAGCTCCTTCGCGGCGGCCAGGCGCTTGGCCTTGTCGGCGCTGCCGAGCATGCTGGCAGCGCGCACCAGCTGGAGCTGCGCCTTGATGCCTGGGTTGGTCTCGGCGGCCAGCGCCTTCTCGACCATGGGTACACGCGACTCGTCGGGTTCCTTGAAGAGCGCCTGCGCGGCTTCGGCGCGCACCGCATCGTCCTTGCTCGTGAGCTTGAGCGCGGCCTGCGCGGCATCGAGCGCGCCGCGCATCAGGTTGTTGTTGACCACGTCCTCGGCCGTGTCGGGCACCTTCAACTCGGCGCCGGTCACGGGGTCGTAGCCTTTGTCGTCCTTCATCACGAAGACCTTGTCTTCGGTGTACTTGACCGCGCCTTCCGACATGGCCTGGATGAAGGCCGCGGTTTTTTCGTCGGCCGTGAGCACGGCCTTGTTGAGGGCGGTGATGCGCGATTCGGATTCGCCCGAGGCAATGGCCTTGGCTTCGTCGGCGGTCAGCGCGTGGACGGCCGTCGCCATGAGCAGCAAGGCGGCGAGTGCACAGTGAAGGGGTCGTCGAAGCATTGTGAAAGTGGAAGTTGGGATTGGCTCCTTCGCCTTCCGGGGGAAGGTTGGGATGGGGGGCACGCGGCGCCTCGACAAGCGCAGTGCTCGAATCGACCGCCGTCAGCCCCCACCCCTGCCCTCCCCCGGAGGGGAGGGAGAAAGAAACACACTTACATCGACTTGCCAGCCGGCTGGTCCGGCTTCTTGTCGTTGCCTTCGATGTACGGGCTCCACGGCTTGGCCTTGACCGGACCGGGCGTCTTCCACACTACGCTGAACTGGCCGTCCGCCTTGATCTCGCCGATGAACACGCTCTTGTGCAGGTGATGGTTCTTCTCGTCCATCTTGGACACGATGCCCGAAGGCGCCGTGAAGGTCTGGCCGGCCATCGCTGCGATCACCTTGTCGGTGTCCGTGCTCTTGGCCTTCTCGACCGCCTGCTTCCACATGTGGATGCCGATCCAGGTGGCTTCCATCGGGTCGTTGGTGAGCGGTTTGTCCTTGTGGCCGGCGATGTTCTTGGCCTTGGCGTAGTCGCCCCACTGCTTGATGAACGCCGTGTTGGTCGGGTTCTTGATCGACATGAAGTAGTTCCATGCGGCCAGATGGCCGACCAGCGGCTTGGTGTCCACGCCGCGCAGTTCTTCTTCGCCCACCGAGAAGGCCACCACCGGCACGTCCTTGGCCTTCAGGCCCGCGTTGCCCAGTTCCTTGTAGAAGGGCACGTTGGAGTCACCGTTGATGGTGGACACCACGGCCGTCTTGCCGCCGGCCGAGAACTTCTTGATGTCGGCGACGATGGTCTGGTAGTCGCTGTGGCCGAAGGGGGTGTACTTCTCGTCGATGTCGGTGTCCTTCACGCCCTTGCTCTTGAGGTAGGCGCGCAGGATCTTGTTGGTGGTGCGGGGGTACACGTAGTCGGTGCCCAGCAGCACCCAGCGCTTGGCGCCGCCGCCTTCCTTGCTCATGAGGTAGTCGACAGCCGGAATGGCTTGCTGGTTGGGCGCGGCGCCCGTGTAGAACACGTTCTTGGAGAGCTCTTCACCTTCGTACTGCACGGGGTAGAACAAGAGTCCGTTCATTTCCTCGACCACCGGCAGCACCGACTTGCGCGACACCGAGGTCCAGCAGCCGAAGATCACCGAAACCTTGTCCTGGCCGAGCAGTTGCTTGGTCTTTTCGGCGAACAGCGGCCAGTTGGAAGCCGGGTCGACCACCACGGGCTCGAGCTGCTTGCCCAGCACGCCGCCCTTCTTGTTGATGTCGTCGATGGCCATCAGCACCGTGTCTTTCAACACGGTTTCAGAAATGGCCATCGTGCCCGACAGCGAGTGCAGCACGCCGACCTTGATGGTGTCGGCGGCAAAGGCCGGCGCAGCGGAGATGCTGGCCAGGGCGACGGCGGCGGTGAGCGCCTTGAGGGTGAAACGACGTTGCATGTGGACTCCTGCTCCGGGGTGGTTGAAACCTGCTCGCCGGGCTCGCCGGACGATGGAGGGGAGTCTGCGGATTCGACCGCGCGCGAGAAATACGCCGGGTGGCGTACACGGAGGTACTCAGGGCGGGAGTGTCGAGCCGCAACACAAAAACCCATTTTGGGCTTTAAAATACCCAAAATGGGCATGTCCTCGTCGCAAGTAAAACAGACCGCAAGGTCCGCCAGCCTGGCGGATGCCCTGTTCACGACCACCCAGCAGCGCGTGCTCGGCTATCTCTTCGGCCAGCCGGACCGGAGTTTCTTTTCCACCGAGCTGATCAAGTTGACCGGCGCAGGCTCCGGCGCCGTGCAACGCGAACTCAAACAGTTGGCAGACAGTGGCCTGCTCATCACATCGCGCGTCGGCAACCAGAAGCACTATCAAGCCAATGCCGCGGCTCCGATCTTCGACGAATTGAGCAGCATCGTTCGCAAGACCTTCGGACTCGCAGGTCCACTGCGCGAAGCGCTGGAACCGCTGGCCGAAAAGATCGAAGCCGCGTTCGTGTTCGGCTCTGTGGCCAAGAAGAGCGACACGGCCGCGAGCGACATCGACCTGCTGCTGATCAGTGAAGAACTTGCGTATTCGGATCTGTTTCTCGCTCTCGATGCAGTGTCGGCACGTCTGGGCCGTACAGTGAACCCGACCATGTTCACAAGAAAAGAACTGATGCGAAAGCACAAAGACGGCGAATCGTTCGTGAAGCGCGTCATGGAGCAGCCCAAGCTCTGGATCATCGGCAACGCGCATGCCCTCCCCGCTTGAAAACCTGTGCGGCCCGACCAAGCCGCTCGCCGCAGAACCTCCGGATGCTCGCGAATTCGCGGGCCTGGTGCGTTCCGGACTCGCGCGCCTGGCGGACGCTCAGGTGATGCAACTTTCCGTCGAGGGCCGATTCGATCTTGCCTACAACGCAGCGCATGCCATGTGCCTCGCGGCGCTGCGTTGGCATGGCTACCGCTCAGGCAACCGCTTCATTGTCTTTCAGGTGCTGCCTCATACATTGGAGCTGGGCCCGGAGGTGTGGCGGGTACTGGCCAAGTGCCATGAAATACGTAATCTCGGAGAGTACGAGGGCGACATGAATGTAGACGAGCGCATCGTTCGCGATCTGATCGCCGCATGCCAACGCGTCTCCTCTAAGCTTTCTGAACTGCCTCCACCCAAGCCCGACTAGACGTTCGCGGCCGAAATGAAACTCGGCGCCTCCAGCTTGAACTGCGCCGCCGCAAAGGCCCAGACCATCCGCGTCGCGTCCGGCCC from Variovorax paradoxus includes these protein-coding regions:
- the urtA gene encoding urea ABC transporter substrate-binding protein, with protein sequence MQRRFTLKALTAAVALASISAAPAFAADTIKVGVLHSLSGTMAISETVLKDTVLMAIDDINKKGGVLGKQLEPVVVDPASNWPLFAEKTKQLLGQDKVSVIFGCWTSVSRKSVLPVVEEMNGLLFYPVQYEGEELSKNVFYTGAAPNQQAIPAVDYLMSKEGGGAKRWVLLGTDYVYPRTTNKILRAYLKSKGVKDTDIDEKYTPFGHSDYQTIVADIKKFSAGGKTAVVSTINGDSNVPFYKELGNAGLKAKDVPVVAFSVGEEELRGVDTKPLVGHLAAWNYFMSIKNPTNTAFIKQWGDYAKAKNIAGHKDKPLTNDPMEATWIGIHMWKQAVEKAKSTDTDKVIAAMAGQTFTAPSGIVSKMDEKNHHLHKSVFIGEIKADGQFSVVWKTPGPVKAKPWSPYIEGNDKKPDQPAGKSM
- a CDS encoding nucleotidyltransferase domain-containing protein; this translates as MGMSSSQVKQTARSASLADALFTTTQQRVLGYLFGQPDRSFFSTELIKLTGAGSGAVQRELKQLADSGLLITSRVGNQKHYQANAAAPIFDELSSIVRKTFGLAGPLREALEPLAEKIEAAFVFGSVAKKSDTAASDIDLLLISEELAYSDLFLALDAVSARLGRTVNPTMFTRKELMRKHKDGESFVKRVMEQPKLWIIGNAHALPA